In a single window of the Thermofilum uzonense genome:
- a CDS encoding radical SAM protein: protein MNTRSLPTGSIVYGRLPPGCKLCQEGLKTIIFLTGLCPLSCFYCPLSTFRKNRDVTFVNEVQVDESNLDRTAVLEVLRSASRGASLTGGEPLIKVETASRIIRSLKDTFGEKFHIHLYTSAVPLTSRSVEKLVDSGLDELRIHAPRDILEEKLRIASEYKDKLLIGLEYPALPGNSERLFELAETAEKYEAAFMNLNELEFTETNSSSLLLRGYKMRKDYRSAMGSKETALDVIRRAEEKGLNLTIHFCPVRVKDYQQTGLRYYRAANLLARPYQLVTDDGTTLEVTYTELKQEKKHIAEYYRSSQIHFFLMDAVKQGKIVERSPLLNWMSLEETPLNQEKPEA, encoded by the coding sequence ATGAATACACGTAGTCTTCCCACGGGCAGTATAGTCTACGGTAGACTACCCCCTGGCTGCAAACTGTGTCAGGAGGGACTTAAAACCATCATTTTTCTCACTGGTTTGTGTCCTCTCAGCTGTTTTTATTGTCCTCTAAGCACTTTCAGAAAAAACCGGGATGTGACCTTTGTAAACGAGGTTCAGGTGGATGAGTCAAACTTGGACAGAACAGCTGTATTGGAAGTGTTGAGATCCGCTTCAAGGGGAGCAAGCTTAACGGGCGGCGAGCCACTCATCAAGGTTGAAACGGCCTCAAGGATTATCCGGAGCTTAAAGGACACTTTTGGGGAGAAGTTTCACATACACCTGTATACCAGTGCGGTTCCACTCACAAGCCGCTCGGTTGAGAAACTGGTCGACTCTGGACTCGACGAGTTGAGGATACATGCGCCTCGAGACATTTTAGAGGAAAAACTTAGGATAGCCTCCGAGTACAAGGATAAGCTTCTGATAGGACTCGAATATCCCGCTCTCCCGGGGAATTCTGAGAGATTGTTCGAACTAGCCGAGACAGCTGAAAAGTACGAAGCAGCATTTATGAATCTAAACGAGCTTGAGTTTACAGAGACGAACAGTTCCTCGCTTCTGCTCCGTGGGTATAAGATGCGGAAGGATTACAGGAGTGCTATGGGCAGTAAGGAGACTGCATTAGACGTCATTCGAAGGGCTGAGGAGAAGGGCCTTAATCTTACAATTCACTTCTGCCCGGTTAGGGTGAAAGACTACCAGCAAACAGGTCTACGATACTATCGTGCAGCTAATCTCCTCGCTCGTCCCTACCAGTTGGTAACAGACGATGGTACCACCTTAGAGGTTACTTACACGGAACTAAAACAGGAGAAGAAGCATATTGCAGAGTACTACAGGAGCTCGCAAATCCACTTCTTTCTAATGGATGCAGTTAAGCAGGGAAAAATAGTCGAAAGAAGCCCATTGTTAAATTGGATGAGCCTAGAGGAGACTCCTCTTAATCAAGAGAAACCCGAAGCATAA
- a CDS encoding UPF0147 family protein → MAQEMAPQVRTAIEILKQIADDRGVPRNIRRVATEAIEILMDNKMSTGLRAATVISKLDEVSTDPNMPLFARTKIWQVTSLLEQVKD, encoded by the coding sequence ATGGCCCAGGAGATGGCTCCTCAGGTTAGAACTGCCATAGAGATTTTAAAGCAAATTGCTGATGACCGGGGGGTGCCCAGGAATATTCGCCGCGTCGCCACGGAGGCTATCGAGATACTGATGGATAACAAGATGTCTACCGGCCTGAGAGCAGCTACAGTCATCTCAAAGCTAGACGAGGTATCTACAGACCCCAACATGCCTCTGTTTGCACGCACCAAGATCTGGCAGGTAACCTCTCTACTAGAGCAGGTCAAAGATTAA